Part of the Pseudodesulfovibrio mercurii genome is shown below.
CCAGGGCTCGGGCATGGAGGCGCGCATGTGGTACACGGTCTTCGCCGGGCTCGTCGCCTTCGGGCTGCTCTGGGGGGCCATGCTCCTGACCCGCATCCGCCAGCTCGGCCAGAAGGCCCGTCTCGAGGCCATGCTCGTCTGGGACGAGGAATAAAACCAACACGCTACAGCGAGGATACACCATGTCCGCAACCGTCTACATCTTCATCGCCAACGTGGCCGTCTGGCTCGGCGTGGCCGGCTATCTGGCCTTCCTGGCCTCCCGCTCCGCCGGGCTGGAAAAGCGCATCCGTCAGCTGGAACTCCTGGGGGACGACCATGACGGATAGCCGCGTCCCGTTCGGCCGCAAGGCCGTGATCCTGGCCGTGTTCGTGTCGCTCGCGGCCATGTTCGCGACCAGCTTCATCTATCGCATGGAGAACCCCAACCTGTTCGTCCGGGCCCAGGCCTCGCGCAGCTTCGCCGACGCGGGCGAAGGGGAGGGCGGCCCGGCCATGGGCGGGGCCATGAACGGGGCCATGTCCCGGGTCAAGGAGTACATGGACCGGGTCAAGCAGAACCCGGACGACCTGGACGCCCTGGTCGGCCTGGGCAACTCGTTCCTGATGATGCGCGCCTGGGACCGCGCCCTGGAGCCGCTGGAAAAGGCCCGGCAGCTCAAGCCGGACGACGTCACGGTGCTCAAGGCCGTGGGCATTGCCTACTTCAACAAGCAGGAGTACCCCAAGGCCGTGGAGGCCTACGAGACCATCCTCAAGGTCGACCCCGAGGACACCCTGGCGCTTTTCAATCTGGGCGTGATTTACAAGCATAATTTGCAAAAACCGGACGTTGCCCAAACATACTTCGAAAAGGTCCTGGCTTTGGAAAAACAAGATGCGGAAATGATAAAGCTGGCCCGCCAGGAGTTGGCCAATTAGGATCATCAACGATCCCATGTGGTTGTGTTCTGTAACATAGCCCCCTACAGGATTGACAAGAGGCTGAAAATAACTACAATGTCACATTCCGTGGCTTTACCCGCTGGAGACGGCATTTCCGGCGGTCAACCGGTTTAGCACATTGAGTGGTAACGAACCCTTATACATTTCGAGGAGAGGTAGCATGAGAGTCAAGCTGAGTCTGATTGCTCTGTGTCTCGTCATGGCGGCCATGCTGGCGGCCTGTGGCGGCGAAGCGAAAAAGGATGAGAAAAACGACAAGAAGGCCGACGTGGAAACCGGCGAGGTCGCCAAGGCGCCCGCTCCGGCCCAGAAGCTCGTCCTCGGCGTGGCCGGCGCCCATTCCGGCGATCTGGCGTCCTATGGCCTGCCCACCGTCAACGCCGCCGAGCTGGTGGCCGAGAAGATCAACGCGGCCGGCGGCATCAATGGCGCCATGGTCGAGGTCATGCCTCAGGACGACCAGTGCAAGCCCGAGCTGGCCACCAACGTCGCCACCAAGCTGCTCTCCGACGGCGTGAAGATCGTGCTGGGCCACATCTGCTCCGGCGCCACCAAGGCCGCGCTGCCCATCTACCTGTCCGGCAAGATCGTGGTCATGTCCCCGTCTGCCACCAACCCGCCGCTGACCCAGTCCGGCGATTACCCGAACTTCTTCCGCACCATCTCCTCCGATGACGCCCAGGCCGCCCTGGATGTCTCCTACGCCAAGAGCCTCGGTCTCAAGAAGATCGCCGTCATCCACGACAAGGGCGACTACGGCAAGGGCTTCGCCACCTTCGCCAAGCAGTTCGTCGAGGCCGATCCCGGCATGGAAGTCGCCCTGTTCGAGGGCGTGACCCCCGGCGCGGTGGACTACTCCGCCGTTGTCCAGAAGATCAAGAGCTCCGGCGCTGACGGCGTCATCTTCGGCGGCTACCATCCCGAGGCCTCCAAGATCGTCACCGGCATGCGCAAGAAGGGCCTGGAAATTCCCTTCCTGTCCGATGACGGCGTGAAGGACGACACCTTCATCAAGGTCGCCGGCAAGTACGCCGAGGGCGTGTACGCCTCCGGTCCCATGGACTTCTCCAAGAACCCCCTGTACCTTGAGGCCGTCGCCGCCCACAAGGCCAAGTACGGCACCGAGCCCGGCGCCTTCTTCCCCGAGGCGTACTCCGCCGCCCTGGCCCTGCTGAACGCGGTCAAGGTCGCCGGCAGCACCGATTACGACGCGGTCTGCAACGCCCTGCGCACCAGCTACGTGGACACCCCGGTCGGCAAGATCAAGTTCGACGCCAAGGGCGACGCCGAAGGCGTCGGTTTCTCCATGTACCAGGTGAAAGACGGCAACTACGTGGAAGTCAAGTAACTATAGGCTTCCAAGCGGATTATACCAGGGGACGGGCCAAAGCCCGTCCCCTGGATTTATTTAATGAACAGGAATCACGACAATGGAATATTTCCTTGAGCTGTTCATGGGGGGCCTCACCCGCGGCAGCATCTATGCTCTGATCGCCCTGGGCTACACCATGGTCTACGGCATCATCGAGCTGATCAACTTCGCGCACGGCGAGATATACATGATCGGCGCCTTCACCGGGCTCATCGTGGCCGGGCTGCTGACCATGCTGGGCTTCCCCGGCCCGGCCATCCTGGTCATCGCCATCGTGTGCGCGGTCATCTGGGCGGCGGCCTACGGCTTCACCATCGAGAAGATGGCCTACAAGCCGCTACGCAACGCCCCCCGCCTGTCGCCCCTCATCTCGGCCATCGGCATGTCGATCTTCCTCCAGAACTACGTCATGCTCGCCCAGACCTCGGACTTCCTGCCCTTTCCCGAGCTCATCCCGCACTTCGGCTTCATGAAGAAACTGGGCACGGTCATGAGTTCGGCCGAACTGGTCATCATCCTGGCCACCGTCGCCTCCTGCGTGGGGCTCACGCTGTTCATCAAGTTCACCAAGCTGGGCAAGGCCATGCGGGCCACGGCCCAGAACCGCAAGATGGCCATGCTGGTAGGCATCAACGTGGACATGGTCATCTCCGCCACCTTCATCATCGGTTCGAGCCTGGCGGCCGTGGGCGGCGTGCTCATCGCCTCGCACATCGGCCAGATCAACTACTACATAGGCTTCATCGCGGGCATCAAGGCGTTCACCGCCGCAGTGCTCGGCGGCATCGGCTCCCTGCCCGGAGCCATGCTCGGCGGCCTGGTTCTCGGCCTGACCGAGGCCTTCGCCACCGGGTACGTCTCCTCGGACTACGAGGACGTTTTCGCCTTCCTGCTGCTCGTCCTCATCCTGATCTTCAGGCCGTCGGGCATCATGGGCAAGGAAAAGACCCAGAAGGTCTAAGGCATCATCGCGGCTCGAACAAGCCGCTCACCGCGCAAGGAATATACAGTGAGCAACGCAAACAACACCATGAACCAGAACTACGTCAGGAACTTCCTGGCCGCGGGGTGCGACGGGTACGCCCAGGCGGTCCGCAAGTCTCTGCTGGCGGCCCTGTGGTTCATCTTCCTGACCTTCCCGATCATGGTCATCCGGGTGAACACCATCGAGCACACCGTGGTCTGGCACTGGCAGCGGATCGGCTATGTGGCCGCGGCCGTCTTCTTCGGTTCCTTCGTCTGGCGCTGGCTGCTGGCCCGCAAGGAACTCAAGAAGGACGACTCCCGCAAGGAGACCCCCTTCGAGGCCCTGCTGACCCAGATGCAGTCCCATCCGGTCTTCAAGCTCGCGGCCCTGGGCGTGCTGGCCCTGGCCGCCGTGGCCTTCCCCCTGGTCTTCAATCTCTATCAGACCAACATCATGATCACCTGCCTGATCTACATCGTGCTCGGCCTGGGGCTGAACATCGTGGTCGGGCTGGCGGGTCTGCTCGACCTGGGGTACGTGGCCTTCTACGCCGTGGGCGCCTACGCCTACGCCCTGTGCAACATGCATTGGCACTTGGGCTTCTGGTACATGCTCCCCGTGGGCGCGGTCCTCGGGGCCGTTCTCGGCCTCCTGCTCGGTTTCCCGGTGCTCCGGCTCAAGGGTGACTACCTGGCCATCGTCACCCTGGGCTTCGGCGAGATCATCCGCCTGATCCTCGAGAACTGGGGCGACGTGACCATGGGCCCCTCCGGTATTTCGTCCATCGCCCGGCCCGGCCTGTTCGGCCTCGAACTCAACGTGGAAGGGTCCACCCTGTACATGTTCTACATCATGGTCGGCCTGATGGTCCTGACCATCTTCTGCGTCAACCGGCTGCAGAACTCCCGCATCGGGCGCGCCTGGCTGGCCCTGCGCGAGGACGAGATCGCCTGTCAGGCCATGGGCATCGACAAGATGAAGACCAAGCTCATGGCCTTCGCCCTGGGCGCCACCTGGGCGGGCATGGCCGGCGTGGTCTTCGCGGCCAAGACGACCTTCATCAACCCGGCCTCGTTCACCTTCTGGGAATCGGCCATCATTCTTTCCATCGTGGTCATCGGCGGCATGGGCTCCATCCGGGGCGTCATCGCCGGGGCCGTCATCCTCATCCTGGTGCCCGAGTACCTGCGCGAGTTCGCCCAGTTCCGCATGCTCCTGTTCGGGTCCATCATGGTCCTGGTCATGGTCTTCCGGCCCCAGGGACTGATCAGCGCCAAGCGCAAGATCTATCAATACAAGGTCGCAGACACGGGGGCCGCCCATGAGTAATCCAGTCCTGAACGTCAGCGCCGTGAGCAAGGACTTCGGGGGCATCCGCGCCCTGGACGAAGTCGATCTCGTGGTCAACGACAAGGAGATCGTGGCCCTGATCGGGCCTAACGGCGCGGGCAAGACCACCTTCTTCAACTGCATCACCGGCATCTACACGCCCACGGCCGGCGATGTGCTCATCGACCCCAAGGCCGAGGGGCACACCCGGCGCATCAACGGCAAGAAGCCCAACCTCGTGACCGAGCTGGGCATGGCCCGGACCTTCCAGAACATCCGCCTGTTCCCGTCCATGACCGCGCTCGAGAACGTCATGATCGGCACCCACTGCCGGACCAAGTCCTCCATCTGGGGAGCCATCTCGCGCAACCGGGCAACGCGCCGCGAAGAGCAGGCGGTCATCCAGAAATCCTACGATCTGCTGGAGATGGTCGGGCTCTCGGAGTTCGTCAACGAGCTGGCCATGAACATGCCCTACGGCAAGCAGCGCCGCCTCGAGATCGCACGGGCCATGGCCACGGACCCGTTCCTCCTGCTCCTGGACGAGCCCGCCGCGGGCATGAACCCGCAGGAGACCCGGGACCTGGAGGAGCTGATCCTTCACATCCGCGAACAGTTCAACATCTCCATCATGCTCATCGAGCACGACATGAAGATGGTCATGTCCATGTCCGACCGCATCTACGTCCTGGACTACGGGCGGATGATCGCGGACGGCACGCCCGATGAGATCGCGGCGAATCCGGAGGTCATCAAGGCCTACCTCGGGGAGGAACACGATGACTAGCAGGATGCTCGAACTCAAGAACGTCAACAGCTTTTACGGCAACATCCAGGCCCTGTACGACGTGGACCTGTATGTGGACCGGGGCGAGATCATCACCCTGATCGGGGCCAACGGCGCGGGCAAGTCCACCACCCTGATGACCATCTGCGGCGTGGTCCAGGCCCGCAGCGGCCAGGTCCTGTACCAGGACGACGACATCACCAAGCTTTCGCCCAACGCCATCGTCAGCCGGGGCATCTGCCAGGTGCCCGAAGGCCGCCTGATCTTTCCCGAACTGACCGTCCAGGAGAACCTGGACATGGGCGCGTTCATGCGCAAGAACAAGGCGGAGATCAAGCGGGACATGGAGTACTGCTTCGACCTCTTCCCCATCCTGGCCCGGCGGCGCAGGCAGCAGGGCGGTACCCTGTCCGGCGGCGAGCAGCAGATGCTGGCCATCGGCCGCGCGCTCATGGCCCGGCCCACGCTCCTGCTCCTGGACGAGCCGTCCATGGGGCTGGCCCCGCTGGTGGTCAAGCAGATCTTCGAGATCATCAGGAAGGTCAACAGCGAGAACAACACGACCATCTTCCTGGTGGAGCAGAACGCCAACCTGGCCCTCAAGATCGGGCACCGCGGGTACGTCATGGAGAACGGGAGGGTGGTCCTGTCCGACACCTGCGACAAGCTGCTCGCGAACGAGCAGGTAAAACGGGCCTACCTGGGCCTATAAAGGGAACAACGAGGCCGGGCGCGACGCTCGGCCTTGTCGTATACAGCCAACCAAGCTCTGGAGGAATGACATGAGCAAAATACTCGATAAGGCACTGACTTTCGACGATGTCCTGTTGATGCCTGCATATTCCAACATCCTGCCCGACGCGGTGGACGTGTCCACCTACCTCACCCCGGGGATCAAACTGAACATTCCGCTGATCTCGGCCGCCATGGACACGGTCACCGAGTCCCGCATGGCCATCTCCATGGCCCGGCACGGCGGGGCGGGCGTCATCCACAAGAACATGTCCGTGCGCGAGCAGGCGAGGGAGATCGACCGGGTCAAGAAGTCCGAGTCCGGCATGATCTCCGACCCCATCACGGTCCATCCCGACGACGACCTGGGCAAGGTCAAGGCGATCATGAGCGAGTACCGCATCTCCGGTCTGCCCGTGGTCAAGGGCGACCATCTGGTGGGCATCATCACCAACCGCGACATCCGCTTCGTCCAGGACGACAAGTCCATGGTCTCCGAGCTGATGACCTCCCGAGACCTGGTCACCGTGCCCGAGGGCATCGACAACGAGGAGGCCAAGCGCAAGCTGCACCAGCACCGCATCGAGAAGCTGCTCGTGGTGGACGAGGAGAACCGTCTCAAGGGGTTGATCACCATCAAGGACATCAACAAGCACAAGAAGTACCCCGACGCGGTCAAGGACGGTCGCGGACGGTTGCTGGTCGGCGCGGCCATCGGCGTCGGCAAGGACTGCCTGACCCGGTCCGAGGCCCTGCTGCACGCGGGCGCGGACTTCCTGGTCCTGGATTCGGCCCACGGCCACTCCGAGAACATCCTCAAGTCCGTTCGCGAGCTGCGCGCCGCCTTCCCCCAGGTCCAGCTGGTCGGCGGCAACGTGGCCACCTACGAGGGCGCCAAGGCGCTTATCGAGGCGGGCGTGGACACGGTCAAGGTCGGCATCGGCCCCGGCTCCATCTGCACCACCCGCATCGTGGCCGGCGTGGGCGTGCCGCAGATCACCGCGGTCATGGAGGCCAGCCGGGCCGCCCGCGAGGCCGACCGGTGCATCATCGCCGACGGCGGCATCAAGTACTCCGGCGACGTGGTCAAGGCGCTCGCCGTGGGCGCGCACTCCTGCATGATGGGCTCGGTCCTGGCGGGCACCGAGGAGTCCCCGGGCGAGACCATCCTGTTCCAGGGCCGGACCTACAAGCAGTACCGGGGCATGGGCTCCATCGACGCCATGAAGAAGGGCAGCTCCGACCGCTACTTCCAGGAGAAGTCCAAGAAGCTGGTCCCCGAGGGCATCGTCGGCCGGGTGCCGTATCGCGGCAAGGTGGGCGAGTCCCTGTACCAGTTCATCGGCGGCCTGCGCTCGGGCATGGGCTACACCGGCTCGGCCACCATCCAGGAGCTGTACGAGAAGGCCAAGCTGGTCCAGATCTCCTCGGCCGGGCTGCGCGAGTCCCACGTCCACGACGTGACCATCACCAAGGAATCGCCCAACTACCGGGGCGAGGGCTAGCCCCGGCGACCCCCGGTAATGGTAATTCGCCTTTTCATTTCTCCCATTGTGAATTAGAGAGAAACGCATGCACGACAACAGAGTACTCATCCTTGATTTTGGCAGCCAGTTCACTCAGCTGATCGCACGCCGAGTGCGCGAGGCCGGGGTGTATTCCGAGATTCACCCCTGCAACGTCGATCCCGAGCGGGTCAAGGCGTTCAAGCCCTCGGCCCTGATCCTGTCCGGCGGCCCGTCCAGCGTCCTGGAAGGCGGCTGCCCCGCGCTGAACATGGAATACCTCGACATGGGCATTCCGGTGCTGGGCATCTGCTACGGCATGCAGCTGCTGGCCCACAACCTGGGCGGCCGGGTGGTGGCCTCCACGGACCGTGAATACGGCCGCGCCCAGTTCACCGCCCAGAACGACTGCATCCTGTTCGACGGAGTGAAGGACAAGGACGACCTGACCGTGTGGATGTCCCACGGCGACCGCGTCGAGGCGCTGCCCGAAGGGTTCGTGCCCATGGGCAAGACCGACTCCATCGAGTTCGCGGCCATGGGCGACCCGAAACGGAAGTTCTACGCCCTCCAGTTCCACCCCGAGGTGGCCCACACCACGGACGGCTCCCTGATCATCCAGAACTTCCTGTTCAAGGTGGCCGGGCTTGAGGCCTCCTGGTCCATGTCCTCCTTCGTGGACACGACCATCGAATCCCTGAAGGAGCAGGTGGGCGACGCCAAGGTCGTGCTCGGACTGTCCGGCGGCATCGACTCCACCGTGGCCGCGGTCATGCTGCACAAGGCCATCGGCAAGAACCTGCACTGCATCTTCGTGGACAACGGGTTGCTGCGCATGGGCGAACGCGAGGAGGTCATCGGCTTCCTGGCCGAACACTTCGACCTGAACGTCAAGATGGTGGACGCCTCGAGCGAGTTCCTGGACAACCTCAAGGGCGTCGAGGACCCGGAGAAGAAGCGCAAGATCATCGGCCATAAGTTCATCGAGGTCTTCGACCGCGAGGCCAAGGCCATCAAGGGCGTGGAATTCCTGGGGCAGGGCACCCTGTACCCGGACGTCATCGAGTCCGAATCCTTCAAGGGCCCCTCGGCGGTGATCAAGTCCCACCACAACGTGGGCGGCCTGCCCGAGACCATGAATCTCAAGTTGGTGGAGCCCCTGCGCGAGCTGTTCAAGGACGAGGTGCGCCGCGCGGCCTATGAGCTCGGCCTGCCCGAGCACATCATCTGGCGTCAGCCGTTCCCCGGTCCGGGGCTGTCCATCCGCGTCATCGGCGAAGTCACCGAGGAGCGCCTCCAGATCCTCCGCCTGGCCGACAAGATCGTCCAGAACGAGATGATGGCCGCCGACTGGTACCGCAAGGTCTGGCAGGGCTTCGCCGTGCTCCTGCCGCTCAAGACCGTGGGCGTCATGGGCGACGACCGGACCTATGAGAACGTCATCGCCCTGCGCATCGTGGATTCGCTGGACGCCATGACCGCGGACTGGTCGCGGCTCCCCTCGGAGCTGCTGGCCCGCATGTCCAACCGGATCATCCGCGAAGTCAAGGGCGTCAACCGCGTGGTTCTGGACATCTCCTCCAAGCCGCCGAGCACCATCGAATGGGAATAACCCGAGTGAGCAACCCCCAGCCCCAGGTGAGCATATGTTTGGAATAGGCGGACCCGAATTACTGATTATCTGCGTGGTGGCCCTCATCGTCATCGGCCCCCAGAAGCTGCCCGAGCTGTTGCGCTCTCTGGGCAAGGGCGTGGCCGAGTTCAAGCGCGTCGGCAACGAGGTCAAGTCCACCCTGGACGTGGAGGTCTCCAAGGCCGAGGCCGAGTCGCGCAAGAAGGAAGTGGACGCCGAGTTGGCCAAGCGCAAGGCCGCCAAGGCCAAGGAGGAGGCCGCAGCCGCCGAGGCCGCTGCCGCCGAAGCCGCGCCCGCGTCCGAACCGTCCAAGGATGCCGCGGCCACGGCCGAGGAAGCCGGGGCCGAAGAGAAGAAGGCCTAGGTTCGAATGCGTTCCGATAAAGACGACGTCAAAGAGACCGAAGAGAAGTCCGTTGCCGAGACCCCGGTGACGCCCGACGAGGATCCTTCCCTGTTGGACGAGGACCCGGCTGAATCCGCCGAGGAGTCGGCTGATTCCGTCGAGGCGCCGACCGATTCCGCCGAGGCGAAGACCGAGACGGGCTATGCGGCGTACGTGCCCGATTATTCCGATCTGCCCGGATATGCCGAGATCGGTTCCGACGACGCGGACGAGGCCGCCGAGGCCGAGGGCGCGGACGAGTCCGGCGACGCGGCCGTGCCCGTGGCGGCTGGCGGCGGTTCCGGCGACGGCGGAACGGACGATCCGGCCGACGGCATTCAGCGGGACGAGCCCGAGGACGATGCCGACGAGCCCGAGGAAGACGAGGACGACGAGGAGCCCGGCGACGGCGAGGGGGCGCAGATGTCCCTGCTCGACCACCTGGCCGAGCTCCGTTCGCGCCTGACCCGCGCCTTCATCGCCGTGGGCGTGGGCATGGT
Proteins encoded:
- a CDS encoding tetratricopeptide repeat protein; protein product: MTDSRVPFGRKAVILAVFVSLAAMFATSFIYRMENPNLFVRAQASRSFADAGEGEGGPAMGGAMNGAMSRVKEYMDRVKQNPDDLDALVGLGNSFLMMRAWDRALEPLEKARQLKPDDVTVLKAVGIAYFNKQEYPKAVEAYETILKVDPEDTLALFNLGVIYKHNLQKPDVAQTYFEKVLALEKQDAEMIKLARQELAN
- a CDS encoding ABC transporter ATP-binding protein; the encoded protein is MLELKNVNSFYGNIQALYDVDLYVDRGEIITLIGANGAGKSTTLMTICGVVQARSGQVLYQDDDITKLSPNAIVSRGICQVPEGRLIFPELTVQENLDMGAFMRKNKAEIKRDMEYCFDLFPILARRRRQQGGTLSGGEQQMLAIGRALMARPTLLLLDEPSMGLAPLVVKQIFEIIRKVNSENNTTIFLVEQNANLALKIGHRGYVMENGRVVLSDTCDKLLANEQVKRAYLGL
- a CDS encoding ABC transporter ATP-binding protein; the protein is MSNPVLNVSAVSKDFGGIRALDEVDLVVNDKEIVALIGPNGAGKTTFFNCITGIYTPTAGDVLIDPKAEGHTRRINGKKPNLVTELGMARTFQNIRLFPSMTALENVMIGTHCRTKSSIWGAISRNRATRREEQAVIQKSYDLLEMVGLSEFVNELAMNMPYGKQRRLEIARAMATDPFLLLLDEPAAGMNPQETRDLEELILHIREQFNISIMLIEHDMKMVMSMSDRIYVLDYGRMIADGTPDEIAANPEVIKAYLGEEHDD
- the tatB gene encoding Sec-independent protein translocase protein TatB, which produces MFGIGGPELLIICVVALIVIGPQKLPELLRSLGKGVAEFKRVGNEVKSTLDVEVSKAEAESRKKEVDAELAKRKAAKAKEEAAAAEAAAAEAAPASEPSKDAAATAEEAGAEEKKA
- a CDS encoding CcmD family protein produces the protein MSATVYIFIANVAVWLGVAGYLAFLASRSAGLEKRIRQLELLGDDHDG
- the guaB gene encoding IMP dehydrogenase, with the translated sequence MSKILDKALTFDDVLLMPAYSNILPDAVDVSTYLTPGIKLNIPLISAAMDTVTESRMAISMARHGGAGVIHKNMSVREQAREIDRVKKSESGMISDPITVHPDDDLGKVKAIMSEYRISGLPVVKGDHLVGIITNRDIRFVQDDKSMVSELMTSRDLVTVPEGIDNEEAKRKLHQHRIEKLLVVDEENRLKGLITIKDINKHKKYPDAVKDGRGRLLVGAAIGVGKDCLTRSEALLHAGADFLVLDSAHGHSENILKSVRELRAAFPQVQLVGGNVATYEGAKALIEAGVDTVKVGIGPGSICTTRIVAGVGVPQITAVMEASRAAREADRCIIADGGIKYSGDVVKALAVGAHSCMMGSVLAGTEESPGETILFQGRTYKQYRGMGSIDAMKKGSSDRYFQEKSKKLVPEGIVGRVPYRGKVGESLYQFIGGLRSGMGYTGSATIQELYEKAKLVQISSAGLRESHVHDVTITKESPNYRGEG
- a CDS encoding branched-chain amino acid ABC transporter substrate-binding protein — translated: MRVKLSLIALCLVMAAMLAACGGEAKKDEKNDKKADVETGEVAKAPAPAQKLVLGVAGAHSGDLASYGLPTVNAAELVAEKINAAGGINGAMVEVMPQDDQCKPELATNVATKLLSDGVKIVLGHICSGATKAALPIYLSGKIVVMSPSATNPPLTQSGDYPNFFRTISSDDAQAALDVSYAKSLGLKKIAVIHDKGDYGKGFATFAKQFVEADPGMEVALFEGVTPGAVDYSAVVQKIKSSGADGVIFGGYHPEASKIVTGMRKKGLEIPFLSDDGVKDDTFIKVAGKYAEGVYASGPMDFSKNPLYLEAVAAHKAKYGTEPGAFFPEAYSAALALLNAVKVAGSTDYDAVCNALRTSYVDTPVGKIKFDAKGDAEGVGFSMYQVKDGNYVEVK
- a CDS encoding branched-chain amino acid ABC transporter permease, with product MEYFLELFMGGLTRGSIYALIALGYTMVYGIIELINFAHGEIYMIGAFTGLIVAGLLTMLGFPGPAILVIAIVCAVIWAAAYGFTIEKMAYKPLRNAPRLSPLISAIGMSIFLQNYVMLAQTSDFLPFPELIPHFGFMKKLGTVMSSAELVIILATVASCVGLTLFIKFTKLGKAMRATAQNRKMAMLVGINVDMVISATFIIGSSLAAVGGVLIASHIGQINYYIGFIAGIKAFTAAVLGGIGSLPGAMLGGLVLGLTEAFATGYVSSDYEDVFAFLLLVLILIFRPSGIMGKEKTQKV
- a CDS encoding ABC transporter permease subunit; the encoded protein is MNQNYVRNFLAAGCDGYAQAVRKSLLAALWFIFLTFPIMVIRVNTIEHTVVWHWQRIGYVAAAVFFGSFVWRWLLARKELKKDDSRKETPFEALLTQMQSHPVFKLAALGVLALAAVAFPLVFNLYQTNIMITCLIYIVLGLGLNIVVGLAGLLDLGYVAFYAVGAYAYALCNMHWHLGFWYMLPVGAVLGAVLGLLLGFPVLRLKGDYLAIVTLGFGEIIRLILENWGDVTMGPSGISSIARPGLFGLELNVEGSTLYMFYIMVGLMVLTIFCVNRLQNSRIGRAWLALREDEIACQAMGIDKMKTKLMAFALGATWAGMAGVVFAAKTTFINPASFTFWESAIILSIVVIGGMGSIRGVIAGAVILILVPEYLREFAQFRMLLFGSIMVLVMVFRPQGLISAKRKIYQYKVADTGAAHE
- the guaA gene encoding glutamine-hydrolyzing GMP synthase, giving the protein MHDNRVLILDFGSQFTQLIARRVREAGVYSEIHPCNVDPERVKAFKPSALILSGGPSSVLEGGCPALNMEYLDMGIPVLGICYGMQLLAHNLGGRVVASTDREYGRAQFTAQNDCILFDGVKDKDDLTVWMSHGDRVEALPEGFVPMGKTDSIEFAAMGDPKRKFYALQFHPEVAHTTDGSLIIQNFLFKVAGLEASWSMSSFVDTTIESLKEQVGDAKVVLGLSGGIDSTVAAVMLHKAIGKNLHCIFVDNGLLRMGEREEVIGFLAEHFDLNVKMVDASSEFLDNLKGVEDPEKKRKIIGHKFIEVFDREAKAIKGVEFLGQGTLYPDVIESESFKGPSAVIKSHHNVGGLPETMNLKLVEPLRELFKDEVRRAAYELGLPEHIIWRQPFPGPGLSIRVIGEVTEERLQILRLADKIVQNEMMAADWYRKVWQGFAVLLPLKTVGVMGDDRTYENVIALRIVDSLDAMTADWSRLPSELLARMSNRIIREVKGVNRVVLDISSKPPSTIEWE